Proteins encoded by one window of Candidatus Odinarchaeum yellowstonii:
- a CDS encoding SDR family NAD(P)-dependent oxidoreductase, which produces MLSLAKIKSAHIIILGRDKNKCESTVSDVINATGNSFIEYRLVDLSSQASIRGFVSKFREEDTPINLLINNAGVMCGKRILTADGYELTIAVNYLAPFLLTNLLIDQLKKNAQSRILNVVSDFHSDEISFNNFNSEKKFSPFNAYKLSKLALIIFTFHLSKKLSNSGITVNCFHPGFLKTNISRGLSGLYKIGFKAASFIFAKPAVKAAADLVYLATSPELNNVTGKYFKGRVEARAASIAYDEQVAEKLWNLSLKLTGLALNDTQ; this is translated from the coding sequence GTGCTAAGCTTAGCTAAAATAAAATCCGCTCATATTATAATTTTGGGACGTGATAAAAACAAATGTGAGTCTACAGTATCAGATGTGATTAATGCAACTGGTAATAGCTTTATTGAATATCGCCTAGTGGATTTATCATCTCAAGCTAGTATTAGAGGCTTCGTCTCAAAGTTTAGAGAAGAGGATACACCTATAAACCTGCTTATAAACAACGCTGGTGTTATGTGTGGAAAAAGAATTTTAACAGCGGATGGCTACGAGCTCACAATCGCTGTTAATTATTTAGCTCCATTTCTCTTAACAAATCTTTTAATAGATCAATTGAAAAAGAACGCGCAGTCTCGTATACTAAACGTGGTCTCAGATTTTCACAGCGATGAGATTTCATTCAATAATTTTAACAGTGAAAAAAAGTTTTCTCCCTTCAACGCCTATAAGTTGTCTAAACTAGCTTTAATAATTTTCACATTTCATCTCTCTAAAAAGCTTTCAAATTCAGGGATCACAGTTAACTGCTTTCATCCAGGTTTCCTTAAAACAAACATCAGCCGAGGCCTATCAGGTCTTTATAAAATAGGGTTTAAAGCAGCCTCCTTTATATTCGCTAAGCCTGCTGTGAAAGCGGCGGCTGACCTAGTATATTTGGCTACATCGCCTGAATTAAATAATGTTACCGGTAAATATTTTAAGGGTAGGGTTGAAGCGAGAGCCGCGTCGATCGCTTATGATGAGCAGGTGGCTGAAAAACTGTGGAATTTAAGTTTGAAGTTAACGGGGCTGGCTTTAAATGATACTCAGTAA
- the psmB gene encoding archaeal proteasome endopeptidase complex subunit beta yields MNASNFKTPGFQTGTTTLGIVYNEGVILASESRVSEGYYVASKTGKKVLMIDEHIGMTISGSVADAQSMVDQARALAKLYFYDKGRRMPVKAAAKLISNILFGQRPLYLMTSLLIGGVDEDGPHLYSLDAAGSLIPDKYTSTGSGSVIAYGVLEDSYKDGMSEREAIELSIRAISAAKKRDVFSGNKISVAVIDKRGFRLLSDSEIEAVERKISGQ; encoded by the coding sequence ATGAATGCCAGCAATTTTAAAACACCAGGATTTCAGACAGGGACCACCACTCTTGGAATAGTTTATAATGAGGGTGTTATCTTAGCTAGTGAAAGTCGAGTATCCGAAGGATATTATGTGGCTAGTAAAACTGGTAAGAAAGTCTTAATGATAGATGAACATATAGGTATGACTATCTCTGGTTCAGTGGCGGACGCTCAGTCGATGGTGGATCAAGCTAGAGCGTTAGCGAAACTTTATTTTTATGATAAAGGGAGGAGGATGCCTGTTAAAGCGGCGGCTAAACTTATATCGAATATTCTCTTCGGTCAGAGACCGTTATATTTAATGACGTCACTCCTAATAGGTGGTGTTGATGAGGATGGCCCTCATCTTTATAGTTTAGACGCAGCAGGCTCTCTTATACCTGATAAATATACTTCCACAGGATCCGGTTCAGTAATAGCTTATGGCGTATTAGAGGACTCTTATAAAGATGGTATGAGTGAACGTGAAGCGATTGAACTATCTATCAGAGCTATCTCCGCTGCTAAGAAGAGAGATGTTTTCTCAGGTAATAAGATAAGTGTAGCTGTTATAGATAAGAGAGGGTTTAGACTCCTATCAGATAGTGAAATAGAAGCAGTTGAACGTAAAATTTCAGGTCAGTAA
- the mobB gene encoding molybdopterin-guanine dinucleotide biosynthesis protein B translates to MHPIICVLGKKDTGKTSLAERVISYLVERKIKVAAAKHTSHKIELDKEGTDSYRFQKAGANPVILFSAEKTAIYISDHTRLNSIEDIEKNITTPVDVLVLEGFSEIVQKNSRVAKIICYTEREQLQEYFNTVSPPILGYYSYNSVEEKDRFYELMRRVENYIEEFKTVYNFYKLLPRLDCLKCGCTCFEMAERIYKKEKDLSDCPAISEGTSKLEIVVKGVNIPLKSFPAKIIRKTVIALISTLKQVDENLDGKITINIS, encoded by the coding sequence TTGCATCCGATAATATGTGTGTTAGGTAAAAAAGATACCGGTAAAACTAGTTTAGCTGAGAGAGTGATCTCTTATTTAGTTGAGCGGAAAATCAAGGTGGCTGCTGCTAAACATACTTCACATAAGATTGAATTAGATAAGGAGGGGACCGACAGTTATAGATTTCAGAAAGCTGGGGCTAATCCCGTCATATTATTCTCAGCTGAAAAAACAGCAATATATATTAGTGATCACACTAGGTTGAACTCTATAGAGGATATTGAAAAAAATATAACTACACCTGTAGACGTGTTAGTTTTAGAGGGATTCTCGGAAATCGTTCAAAAAAATAGCCGGGTAGCTAAAATAATCTGCTACACTGAAAGAGAACAGTTACAAGAATATTTTAACACGGTTAGCCCCCCTATCCTAGGCTATTACTCTTATAATAGCGTAGAGGAAAAAGATAGATTCTACGAGTTAATGAGGAGAGTTGAGAATTATATAGAAGAGTTTAAAACAGTTTACAATTTTTATAAGCTGCTACCTAGATTAGATTGTCTAAAATGTGGTTGTACATGCTTTGAAATGGCTGAAAGAATATATAAAAAAGAAAAAGATTTAAGCGACTGCCCAGCGATCTCAGAGGGTACTTCTAAACTAGAGATAGTGGTTAAAGGTGTTAATATTCCTCTAAAATCCTTCCCGGCTAAAATTATAAGAAAAACGGTTATAGCTTTAATATCAACGCTTAAACAAGTTGATGAAAACCTAGACGGGAAGATCACTATAAATATAAGTTAA